A genome region from Crossiella equi includes the following:
- a CDS encoding TetR/AcrR family transcriptional regulator has protein sequence MPKRVDHEQRRAEIAEAVLRIASTRGIHAASMREVAAEAGVSLRLVQYYFHTKEELMVGSMAHLTTRMDARLRERIRAAGLPPTPRSVLYAALPGMIPTDEEMYRIQLTYVAFQGLMISDPTLATKHFGTGPNLLESYLASQIKLAQDNGEIPADHDPSLTATTLVALTGGLAVSVVAGQRDGESAQRVVLDYLDRLFTTS, from the coding sequence GTGCCAAAACGGGTGGACCACGAACAACGCCGCGCCGAGATCGCCGAGGCGGTGCTGCGGATCGCCAGCACACGGGGCATCCACGCGGCGAGCATGCGCGAGGTCGCCGCCGAGGCCGGGGTGTCGCTGCGCTTGGTGCAGTACTACTTCCACACCAAGGAAGAGCTGATGGTCGGCTCGATGGCCCACCTGACCACCCGCATGGACGCCCGCCTGCGTGAACGGATCCGAGCGGCGGGCCTGCCGCCGACACCCCGCAGCGTCCTGTACGCGGCCCTGCCCGGCATGATCCCCACCGACGAGGAGATGTACCGCATCCAGCTGACCTACGTGGCCTTCCAGGGCCTGATGATCTCCGACCCGACCCTGGCCACAAAGCACTTCGGCACCGGCCCGAACCTGCTGGAGTCCTACCTCGCGAGCCAGATCAAACTCGCCCAGGACAACGGCGAGATCCCGGCAGACCACGACCCGTCCCTCACTGCCACAACCCTGGTCGCCCTCACCGGCGGCCTGGCCGTGAGCGTGGTGGCGGGCCAACGCGACGGCGAATCCGCCCAACGCGTGGTCCTGGACTACCTCGACCGCCTGTTCACCACCTCCTAG
- a CDS encoding GNAT family N-acetyltransferase, with the protein MPADRGISDGAIRVRHAKPADAAGMAQVHVAAWRTAYVDLLAAEVLDGLDVSRSRERWATILFAPPEGSRRLVAVTEDDTVCGMSALGAPRSSEPEGTGELWMLNVSPDWWGQGVGAALLRAAERELTTLGYWRAVLWVLTGNTRARRFYQREGWTDSGARRQDPGLAGTPDEVQYARELG; encoded by the coding sequence ATGCCCGCTGATCGCGGCATCTCGGACGGGGCCATCCGTGTCCGCCACGCCAAACCCGCGGACGCGGCAGGCATGGCCCAGGTCCACGTAGCGGCGTGGCGGACGGCCTACGTGGACCTGCTCGCCGCCGAGGTTCTCGACGGCTTGGACGTCTCCCGCTCCCGGGAGCGGTGGGCGACGATCTTGTTCGCGCCACCGGAAGGCTCCCGCCGCCTCGTCGCGGTGACCGAGGATGACACGGTGTGCGGCATGTCCGCGCTCGGTGCCCCCAGGTCCAGCGAGCCCGAGGGCACCGGCGAGCTGTGGATGCTCAACGTGTCCCCGGACTGGTGGGGCCAGGGGGTGGGCGCAGCCTTGCTGCGAGCCGCCGAGCGGGAGCTGACCACCCTCGGCTACTGGCGGGCAGTGCTGTGGGTACTGACGGGCAACACCCGCGCCCGGCGGTTCTACCAGCGCGAAGGCTGGACCGACTCAGGCGCGCGGCGCCAGGACCCCGGCCTGGCCGGGACACCGGACGAGGTCCAGTACGCACGAGAGCTGGGGTGA
- a CDS encoding alkaline phosphatase D family protein, translating into MPTLVLGPLLRHVDTTSATVWVETSAPATVRVLDAQTPTFQVGGHHYALVVLTGLAPDSEHEYQVHLDGEQVWPLPGSAWPPSVIRTLPDSPEHPVRVAFGSCRFAQPEDAQRRAEVGFCALSALANRLREKPVRERPEALLLLGDQIYADETTDRTQAWLRQRRDLSQPPGVEVADYEEYTHLYQDSWSEPEVRWLFSTVPTSMIFDDHDVRDDWNTSETWRQEMATKPWWDQRVRGALASYWVYQHLGNLGPEALAKDEVYRQVLALRGADARELLEQHAKVWDTEVGERKHARWSFCRDFGPVRLLVVDTRAGRILSGGQRKMVDEEEFAWIAAQAQGAGTEYRHLLVGSSLPWLMPPVVHNFHSRNEFSCRRPGWRGRLAERIRQLGDFDHWSAFRESFERLSAVLHQAAARTPGTVAVLSGDVHHSYVARTTNTGVVPVHQLVCSPFRNAEPKTFKPALIASWWRPLVWLSTLLARSGGVPPLPVHWQRTVGPYFGNLVATLDLGAESVTVVFEHATATSLEEVAQVSLPTRAGAAR; encoded by the coding sequence GTGCCCACGCTTGTGCTCGGTCCGCTGCTCCGCCACGTCGACACCACCTCCGCCACCGTCTGGGTGGAGACCAGCGCGCCTGCCACCGTGCGCGTGCTGGACGCCCAGACCCCCACCTTCCAGGTCGGCGGCCACCACTACGCGCTGGTCGTGCTCACCGGCCTGGCCCCGGACAGCGAGCACGAGTACCAGGTGCACCTTGACGGCGAGCAGGTCTGGCCGCTGCCCGGTTCGGCGTGGCCGCCCAGCGTGATCCGCACCCTGCCCGACTCGCCGGAGCACCCGGTACGGGTGGCCTTCGGCTCCTGCCGCTTCGCCCAGCCCGAGGACGCGCAGCGCCGCGCCGAGGTCGGCTTCTGCGCGCTGTCCGCGCTGGCCAACCGGCTGCGCGAGAAGCCGGTGCGCGAACGCCCGGAGGCCCTGCTGCTGCTGGGCGACCAGATCTACGCTGACGAGACCACCGACCGCACCCAGGCCTGGCTGCGCCAGCGCCGAGACCTGAGCCAGCCGCCGGGTGTCGAGGTGGCCGACTACGAGGAGTACACCCACCTCTACCAGGACAGCTGGTCCGAGCCGGAGGTGCGGTGGCTGTTCTCCACCGTGCCCACCTCGATGATCTTCGACGACCACGACGTGCGCGACGACTGGAACACCTCCGAGACCTGGCGGCAGGAGATGGCCACCAAACCGTGGTGGGACCAGCGGGTGCGCGGCGCCCTGGCCTCCTACTGGGTCTACCAGCACCTGGGCAACCTCGGCCCGGAGGCGCTGGCCAAGGACGAGGTGTACCGGCAGGTCCTGGCACTGCGGGGCGCGGATGCCCGGGAGCTGCTGGAACAGCACGCGAAGGTCTGGGACACCGAGGTCGGCGAGCGCAAGCACGCCCGGTGGAGCTTCTGCCGCGACTTCGGCCCGGTGCGCCTGCTCGTGGTGGACACCCGGGCCGGGCGCATCCTCAGCGGCGGGCAGCGCAAGATGGTCGACGAGGAGGAGTTCGCCTGGATCGCCGCGCAGGCACAAGGCGCGGGCACCGAGTACCGGCACCTGCTGGTGGGCAGCTCGCTGCCGTGGCTGATGCCGCCGGTGGTGCACAACTTCCACTCGCGCAACGAGTTCTCCTGCCGCCGCCCGGGCTGGCGGGGCCGCCTGGCCGAGCGCATCCGCCAGCTCGGCGACTTCGACCACTGGTCGGCCTTCCGCGAGTCCTTCGAGCGGCTGTCCGCGGTGCTGCACCAGGCGGCCGCGCGCACCCCGGGCACGGTGGCGGTGCTGTCCGGGGACGTGCACCACAGCTATGTCGCCCGCACCACCAACACGGGCGTGGTGCCGGTGCACCAGCTGGTGTGCTCGCCGTTCCGCAACGCCGAGCCGAAGACGTTCAAGCCCGCGCTGATCGCCTCCTGGTGGCGCCCGCTGGTGTGGCTGAGCACGCTGCTGGCCCGCTCGGGCGGGGTGCCGCCGCTGCCGGTGCACTGGCAGCGCACGGTCGGCCCGTACTTCGGCAACTTGGTGGCCACCCTGGACCTGGGCGCGGAGTCGGTGACGGTGGTCTTCGAGCACGCCACCGCCACCAGCCTGGAGGAGGTCGCCCAGGTTTCGCTGCCTACTCGGGCAGGTGCAGCACGGTAG
- a CDS encoding GcvT family protein, whose translation MSVDRTLPDRARIVVIGGGVGGTSIAYHLAQLGERDVIVLDRDELTSGSTFHSAGLVGQLRADVTLTRMNVYSAQLYAELEAGDNPVGFVPCGGIRLACTPERMQEAARQIGWARTVDLPLQEIGPGEAKDLFPPLDTAGVLGGTYLATDGYVDPAQLTYSLAAGARAGGVRFFTHTRVLDIDVRDGRVHGVRTDRGVVEAEIVVNCGGMFAAEIGRLAGVRIPIVPMSHQYLITEPMRPRDGGHLPTLRDPDNLVYFREEVDGLLMGGYERTSAPWAQQGADFEAVPADFNGRLLPEDWDRFTEIAEAAAMRVPAMATTGIRKMINGPEAFTPDNEFCLGETEVAGFFVAAGFCAHGIAGAGGIGKVMAEWIVAGEPEFDVSHMDIRRFGRAYRSPGYTRKRTVENYETYYDIPFPFRERSAGRPLRVSSAYPWHRKHGASFGEKSGWERVNHYETNAAAGQEAWRPRGWSGRNWSPAIGAEHLATRERAGLFDESSFAKLEVTGPGAARLLDWVCANEVAGPVGAVTYTQALNTRGGIECDFTVTRWAEQEFQVVTGTAFGSHDLAWLRRHAPADGSVRIADVTGAWSCFALWGPRARDILTGLTPSRLDNDAFPYLTAQETTVGDVPVRALRVTFAGELGWELYCSSEYGATLWRTLWEAGQEHGLVAGGYRAIDSLRLEKGYRLWGSDLTPERTPYEAGLGFCVKPDKPGGFHGREALLARKAEGFTHRLRCLTLDDPHTWPLGSEPVRIDGQVLGRVTTGGFGYTVGRPIAYVYLPTELSRPGTPAEVEIFGQWVPGVVERDPLYDPKGERIRA comes from the coding sequence GTGTCCGTGGACCGAACGCTCCCAGACCGCGCCCGCATCGTCGTCATCGGCGGTGGCGTCGGCGGCACCAGCATCGCCTACCACCTCGCCCAGCTCGGCGAACGCGACGTCATCGTGCTCGACCGCGATGAGCTGACCAGCGGTTCCACCTTCCACTCCGCCGGTCTGGTCGGCCAGCTGCGCGCCGACGTGACCCTCACCCGCATGAACGTCTACTCCGCCCAGCTCTACGCCGAGCTCGAGGCCGGGGACAACCCGGTCGGGTTCGTGCCCTGCGGCGGCATCCGGCTGGCCTGCACGCCCGAGCGCATGCAGGAGGCCGCCCGCCAGATCGGCTGGGCGCGCACCGTCGACCTGCCCCTCCAGGAGATCGGTCCCGGCGAGGCCAAGGACCTGTTCCCGCCGCTGGACACCGCGGGCGTGCTCGGCGGCACCTACCTGGCCACCGACGGCTACGTCGACCCCGCCCAGCTCACCTACTCCCTGGCCGCGGGGGCCCGCGCGGGCGGCGTGCGGTTCTTCACCCACACCCGCGTGCTCGACATCGACGTCCGGGACGGACGCGTGCACGGCGTGCGCACCGACCGCGGCGTGGTCGAGGCCGAGATCGTGGTCAACTGCGGTGGCATGTTCGCCGCCGAGATCGGTCGCCTGGCCGGGGTGCGCATCCCGATCGTGCCCATGTCGCACCAGTACCTGATCACCGAGCCCATGCGGCCCCGCGACGGCGGCCACCTGCCCACCCTGCGCGACCCGGACAACCTCGTCTACTTCCGCGAGGAGGTCGACGGCCTGCTCATGGGCGGCTACGAGCGCACCTCCGCACCGTGGGCCCAGCAGGGCGCGGACTTCGAGGCCGTGCCCGCCGACTTCAACGGCCGCCTGCTGCCCGAGGACTGGGACCGGTTCACCGAGATCGCCGAGGCCGCCGCGATGCGCGTGCCCGCGATGGCCACCACCGGCATCCGCAAGATGATCAACGGCCCGGAGGCCTTCACCCCGGACAACGAGTTCTGCCTGGGCGAGACCGAAGTCGCCGGGTTCTTCGTGGCCGCCGGGTTCTGCGCGCACGGCATCGCCGGGGCGGGTGGCATCGGCAAGGTCATGGCCGAGTGGATCGTGGCCGGGGAGCCGGAGTTCGACGTCTCGCACATGGACATCCGCCGCTTCGGCCGCGCCTACCGCTCCCCCGGCTACACCCGCAAGCGCACCGTGGAGAACTACGAGACCTACTACGACATCCCGTTCCCCTTCCGCGAACGCAGCGCGGGTCGCCCGCTGCGCGTGTCCTCGGCCTACCCCTGGCACCGCAAGCACGGCGCGAGCTTCGGGGAGAAGTCCGGCTGGGAGCGGGTCAACCACTACGAGACCAACGCCGCCGCGGGCCAGGAGGCCTGGCGCCCCCGGGGCTGGTCGGGCCGCAACTGGTCACCCGCGATCGGTGCCGAGCACCTGGCCACCCGGGAGCGCGCGGGCCTGTTCGACGAGTCCTCCTTCGCCAAGCTCGAGGTCACCGGCCCGGGCGCGGCCCGCCTGCTGGACTGGGTGTGCGCGAACGAGGTCGCGGGCCCGGTCGGCGCGGTCACCTACACCCAGGCGCTCAACACCCGCGGCGGCATCGAGTGCGACTTCACCGTCACCCGGTGGGCTGAGCAGGAGTTCCAGGTCGTCACCGGCACCGCGTTCGGCTCCCACGACCTGGCCTGGCTGCGCAGGCACGCCCCGGCCGACGGCTCAGTCCGCATCGCCGACGTCACCGGCGCCTGGTCCTGCTTCGCCCTGTGGGGCCCACGCGCCCGCGACATCCTCACCGGGCTGACCCCCAGCCGCCTGGACAACGACGCTTTCCCGTACCTGACCGCGCAGGAGACCACGGTCGGCGACGTCCCGGTGCGGGCGCTGCGCGTGACCTTCGCCGGTGAGCTGGGCTGGGAACTGTACTGCTCCAGCGAGTACGGCGCGACCCTGTGGCGCACGCTGTGGGAGGCCGGTCAGGAGCACGGCTTGGTCGCGGGCGGATACCGGGCCATCGACAGCCTGCGCCTGGAGAAGGGCTACCGCCTCTGGGGCTCGGACCTGACCCCGGAACGCACCCCGTACGAGGCGGGCCTGGGCTTCTGCGTGAAGCCGGACAAGCCGGGCGGCTTCCACGGCCGCGAGGCCCTGCTGGCCCGCAAGGCCGAGGGCTTCACCCACCGCCTGCGCTGCCTCACCCTGGACGACCCCCACACCTGGCCTCTGGGCAGCGAACCGGTCCGCATCGACGGCCAGGTCCTGGGCCGGGTCACCACCGGCGGCTTCGGCTACACGGTCGGCCGCCCGATCGCCTACGTCTACCTGCCCACTGAGCTCTCCCGCCCCGGCACCCCGGCCGAAGTGGAGATCTTCGGCCAGTGGGTGCCGGGCGTGGTGGAACGCGACCCGCTCTACGACCCGAAGGGCGAACGCATCCGCGCCTAA
- a CDS encoding phosphotransferase — translation MAATLQDAIDGIPAWTGSHVELLPMTGGLSHQVAHLRVDGVELVLRVLDPAVAEAGLGVPLDQEIANTVVAAESGAGPRVLHVAESVPAIALEYLHGQTLCFADTREPTTIPELAAAVGRLHAAPRPFVNTFDIFAKQRQLLEVCDRHELRLFPDYLDHLPLAHELAGTLTAAPPPSVPCHNDLLAENFIRTAEGVRIVDYQLSGMGDPGFELGNIAAEGQFDPGRVALLTRSYLGADDARTTARVRLFQAMSDFTWTLWFCIHHGLLSQPGSTFDYWGEAAGKWERAKAALTGPGFGALVDRAR, via the coding sequence ATGGCCGCGACACTCCAAGACGCGATCGACGGCATCCCGGCCTGGACCGGGTCGCACGTGGAGCTGCTGCCGATGACTGGCGGGCTCAGCCACCAGGTCGCCCACCTGCGGGTGGACGGCGTGGAGCTGGTGCTGCGCGTGCTGGACCCGGCGGTGGCCGAGGCGGGCCTGGGGGTACCGCTGGACCAGGAGATCGCCAACACCGTGGTGGCGGCGGAGTCCGGCGCGGGACCGAGGGTGCTGCACGTGGCCGAGTCGGTGCCCGCGATCGCCCTGGAGTACCTGCACGGCCAGACGCTGTGCTTCGCCGACACCCGCGAGCCCACGACCATCCCGGAGCTGGCCGCCGCGGTCGGCCGCCTGCACGCCGCGCCCCGGCCATTCGTCAACACCTTCGACATCTTCGCCAAACAACGCCAGCTGCTGGAGGTCTGCGACCGTCACGAGCTGCGCCTGTTCCCGGACTACCTGGACCACCTGCCCCTGGCCCACGAGCTGGCGGGCACCCTCACCGCCGCGCCGCCGCCGAGCGTGCCCTGCCACAACGACCTGCTGGCGGAGAACTTCATCCGCACCGCCGAGGGCGTGCGCATCGTGGACTACCAGCTCTCCGGCATGGGCGACCCGGGCTTCGAGCTGGGCAACATCGCCGCGGAGGGCCAGTTCGACCCCGGCCGGGTGGCGCTGCTGACCCGCTCCTACCTCGGCGCCGACGATGCCCGGACCACCGCGCGGGTGCGGCTGTTCCAGGCGATGTCGGACTTCACCTGGACGCTGTGGTTCTGCATCCACCACGGGCTGTTGTCGCAGCCGGGGAGCACGTTCGACTACTGGGGCGAGGCGGCGGGCAAGTGGGAGCGGGCCAAGGCCGCGCTGACCGGTCCGGGCTTCGGCGCCCTGGTCGATCGGGCCCGCTGA
- the eat gene encoding ethanolamine permease → MSTQQPPGGGVDYTHVGANYLEQRQLKKGAAGWVLLAGLGVSYVISGDFSGWNSGLAQGGFGGLLIATVLMAVMYTCMVFGLAEMASAMPVAGAGYGFARRALGPLGGFATGTAILIEYTIAPAAISVFIGGYVEALGLFGLTNGWPVYLVCYVVFVGVHLYGVGEALRLMFVITAVAVVGLLVFVIGMLPMIDLSRLTDIPPTDAFGASPFLPFGYAGILAAFVYGIWFFLAVEGVPLAAEEARDPRRDMPKGIVAAMLVLLVFAAFILVAAPGGAGSNALKASDNPLPAALRAVYGENAVIAGIVNYVGLAGLVASFFSIIYGYSRQLFALSRAGYLPRKLSVTGKRKTPYLALLVPGGIGFALAAITQNGAKLINIAVFGAALSYVLMMVAHIVLRRREPDLPRPYRTPGGVVTTSIALVLAAAAVVATFLVDILAAGVTAGIFVLALGYFWFYSRHHLVAQAPEEEFEAVRRAEAELGGT, encoded by the coding sequence GTGAGCACCCAACAGCCCCCGGGCGGGGGAGTCGACTACACCCACGTCGGGGCCAACTACCTGGAGCAACGGCAGCTCAAGAAGGGTGCCGCCGGGTGGGTGCTGCTCGCCGGGCTCGGGGTCTCCTACGTCATCTCCGGGGACTTCTCCGGGTGGAACTCCGGGCTGGCGCAGGGTGGGTTCGGCGGGCTGCTCATCGCCACCGTCCTGATGGCGGTCATGTACACGTGCATGGTCTTCGGGCTGGCCGAGATGGCCTCCGCCATGCCCGTGGCCGGTGCCGGGTACGGGTTCGCGCGGCGGGCGCTCGGGCCGTTGGGCGGGTTCGCCACCGGGACGGCGATCCTCATCGAGTACACCATCGCGCCCGCGGCGATCTCGGTGTTCATCGGCGGGTACGTCGAGGCGCTGGGGCTGTTCGGGCTCACCAACGGGTGGCCGGTGTACCTGGTCTGCTACGTGGTCTTCGTGGGCGTGCACCTGTACGGGGTGGGTGAGGCGCTGCGGCTGATGTTCGTCATCACCGCGGTCGCGGTGGTCGGGCTGCTGGTGTTCGTCATCGGGATGCTGCCGATGATCGACCTGTCCCGCCTGACCGACATCCCGCCCACCGACGCCTTCGGCGCCAGCCCGTTCCTGCCCTTCGGCTACGCGGGCATCCTGGCCGCCTTCGTCTACGGCATCTGGTTCTTCCTGGCCGTGGAGGGCGTGCCGCTGGCCGCCGAGGAGGCCCGCGATCCGCGCAGGGACATGCCCAAGGGCATCGTCGCCGCGATGCTGGTGCTGCTGGTCTTCGCCGCGTTCATCCTGGTCGCCGCGCCCGGCGGGGCGGGCAGCAACGCGCTCAAGGCCTCCGACAACCCGCTGCCCGCCGCCCTGCGCGCGGTGTACGGGGAGAACGCGGTCATCGCCGGGATCGTCAACTACGTGGGCCTGGCCGGGCTGGTGGCCAGCTTCTTCTCCATCATCTACGGCTACTCCCGGCAGCTGTTCGCCCTCTCCCGGGCGGGCTACCTGCCCCGCAAGCTGTCGGTGACCGGCAAGCGCAAGACCCCCTACCTGGCGCTGCTGGTGCCGGGCGGCATCGGGTTCGCCCTGGCCGCGATCACGCAGAACGGCGCCAAGCTGATCAACATCGCGGTGTTCGGGGCCGCGCTGTCCTACGTGCTGATGATGGTCGCCCACATCGTGCTGCGCCGCCGCGAACCCGACCTGCCCCGGCCCTACCGCACGCCGGGCGGGGTGGTGACCACGAGCATCGCGCTGGTGCTGGCGGCCGCCGCGGTGGTGGCCACCTTCCTGGTCGACATCCTGGCCGCCGGGGTCACCGCCGGGATCTTCGTGCTGGCCCTGGGCTACTTCTGGTTCTACAGCCGCCACCACCTGGTCGCGCAGGCCCCGGAGGAGGAGTTCGAGGCGGTGCGGCGGGCCGAGGCCGAACTGGGCGGCACATGA
- a CDS encoding class I SAM-dependent methyltransferase → MRARYDAIADWYEQDFLTAQRVSDPLDFGGLLTGLLGEGSGPCLEIGCGTGEHAARVSALGWTPLGLDLSAGMLRHVRARLPVARADAEHLPLRDSSVAAALTVMTHTDMPGYPAVLREVARVLSPGGVFVHLGVHPCFCGGFADRTDPEAVVVRPGYRQPHWTTASWTTSGLRDKVGATHWPLPELLNELVAAGLTLDRFAEGGTPIPTVLGIRAHAR, encoded by the coding sequence ATGCGGGCACGCTACGACGCCATCGCCGACTGGTACGAGCAGGACTTCCTTACCGCCCAACGGGTTTCCGACCCGCTGGACTTCGGTGGTCTGCTCACCGGTCTGCTCGGGGAGGGTTCGGGCCCGTGCCTGGAGATCGGTTGCGGCACCGGTGAACACGCGGCGCGGGTGAGCGCGCTGGGCTGGACACCACTCGGCCTCGACCTCTCCGCAGGCATGCTGCGCCACGTCCGCGCCCGCCTGCCGGTGGCGCGCGCGGACGCCGAACACCTGCCGCTGCGGGACAGCTCGGTGGCGGCAGCGCTGACGGTCATGACGCACACCGACATGCCCGGCTACCCGGCGGTGCTCCGCGAGGTGGCGCGCGTCCTGAGCCCGGGCGGGGTGTTCGTGCACCTGGGCGTGCACCCCTGCTTCTGCGGCGGTTTCGCCGACCGCACCGACCCCGAGGCCGTGGTGGTCCGCCCCGGCTACCGGCAGCCACACTGGACCACGGCCTCCTGGACCACCTCCGGCCTGCGGGACAAGGTCGGCGCCACGCACTGGCCATTACCCGAGCTGCTCAACGAGCTCGTGGCGGCAGGCCTGACCCTGGACCGCTTCGCCGAGGGCGGCACGCCGATCCCGACGGTGCTGGGGATCCGTGCCCATGCCCGCTGA
- a CDS encoding acetate--CoA ligase family protein, translated as MISHTFLEAVVRQVRDGIPLTPEWSDDTALLATYWSARGLLAGIGVPYPVARLVQARAEAVRVSGELAGPLVLKADWIAHRTDVGGVVLGLSGAEAVGAAYDELAGRLGERGFVLEEMDRRDGVVELIVGFRRDPGFGGVVLVGMGGTLAEVYRDTAVELAPVDEELALGMLRGLRGWPLLDGWRGRAPMDVRAVARVVVALSRLAVARPDLAEVEVNPLRVGPDGVLAVDALVVR; from the coding sequence TTGATCAGTCACACGTTTCTGGAGGCGGTTGTGCGTCAGGTTCGGGACGGGATCCCGCTCACCCCGGAGTGGAGTGATGACACGGCTTTGCTCGCCACCTATTGGAGTGCACGGGGGTTGCTTGCTGGCATTGGGGTGCCGTATCCCGTCGCCCGTTTGGTGCAAGCGCGGGCGGAGGCGGTGCGGGTGTCTGGAGAGCTGGCCGGGCCGTTGGTGTTGAAGGCCGACTGGATCGCGCATCGGACGGACGTCGGTGGGGTGGTGCTCGGGCTGTCCGGGGCTGAGGCCGTGGGGGCCGCTTATGACGAGCTTGCCGGGCGGCTTGGGGAGCGGGGGTTCGTGCTCGAGGAGATGGATCGGCGGGACGGGGTGGTCGAGCTGATCGTGGGGTTTCGGCGTGATCCCGGGTTCGGGGGCGTCGTTCTGGTGGGGATGGGTGGCACCCTGGCCGAGGTGTACCGGGATACCGCCGTGGAGCTCGCGCCCGTGGACGAGGAGCTGGCCTTGGGCATGTTGCGGGGGTTGCGCGGGTGGCCCCTGCTGGACGGGTGGCGGGGGCGGGCGCCGATGGATGTCCGGGCGGTGGCCCGGGTGGTGGTCGCCTTGTCGCGGCTCGCGGTCGCGCGGCCCGACCTGGCGGAGGTTGAGGTCAACCCGCTGCGGGTGGGGCCCGACGGGGTGTTGGCCGTGGACGCATTGGTGGTGCGGTGA
- a CDS encoding 5-guanidino-2-oxopentanoate decarboxylase: MKEQLTGGRALVSALRVHGVDTVFGIPGTHNLEVYRHLALAGIRAVAVRHEQGAGYAADGYARSSGRPGVCVVTSGPAVLNAAAAIGQAYSDSVPLLVISPGLPLRHPGRGNGFLHEMRDQSGTLGSVAGYSRRVTSVAEVPLAVAEAFASFRSGRPRPVHLEVPVDVLEETAEVVVGRPLPVARLVPEAGVLARVARVLAAAERVAVLVGGGAKAASAQVRELAERLGAPVLATANGKGVLDEEHPLSLGAGVHLGAVGELVRECEVLVVLGSELAPSDFWGGPMPAPRILVRVDLDAGQLRVNAEPDLAVAGDVGEVLGGLLPLLAERGTDIAWVARWRERLRQDARAEGARWLWLLEVLGQELGDGVLGADSAMTCYYGALANLVVRRPGGFLYPTGFGTLGFGLPAAIGAALALPGTRVAALLGDGGVMFTVAELATAAQLGLPLPVLVVDNGGYGEIRAEMAQRGDPVQAVDLPGPDFVALARALGCHGERIAHGDAESLRAALREAFAADRPTVLHLPE, encoded by the coding sequence GTGAAGGAACAGCTCACCGGGGGGCGGGCGCTAGTGTCGGCCCTTCGCGTGCACGGGGTGGACACCGTGTTCGGGATCCCCGGCACGCACAACCTGGAGGTCTACCGGCACCTGGCGCTCGCGGGGATACGCGCGGTGGCCGTGCGGCACGAGCAGGGCGCCGGATATGCCGCCGACGGGTACGCCCGGTCGAGTGGGCGGCCTGGGGTCTGTGTGGTGACCTCCGGGCCCGCAGTGCTCAACGCCGCCGCGGCCATCGGGCAGGCCTACTCCGACTCGGTGCCGCTGCTGGTCATCTCCCCCGGGCTGCCGCTGCGGCATCCTGGGCGGGGGAACGGGTTCCTGCACGAGATGCGCGACCAGTCCGGCACGCTCGGGTCCGTGGCCGGGTACAGCAGGCGGGTCACCAGCGTGGCCGAAGTGCCGTTGGCCGTGGCGGAGGCGTTCGCCTCCTTCCGGAGCGGGCGGCCGCGGCCGGTGCACCTGGAGGTGCCGGTGGACGTGCTGGAGGAGACGGCGGAGGTGGTGGTCGGGCGGCCGTTGCCCGTGGCGCGGCTCGTCCCGGAGGCCGGGGTGCTCGCGCGGGTGGCCCGGGTGCTCGCCGCCGCCGAGCGGGTCGCGGTGCTGGTCGGAGGTGGGGCCAAGGCGGCCTCGGCGCAGGTGCGGGAGCTGGCCGAACGGCTCGGGGCGCCCGTGCTGGCCACCGCCAACGGCAAGGGTGTGCTCGACGAGGAGCACCCGCTCAGTCTTGGGGCCGGGGTGCACCTGGGGGCGGTCGGGGAGCTCGTGCGGGAGTGCGAGGTGCTTGTGGTGCTCGGCAGTGAGCTGGCACCCAGTGACTTCTGGGGCGGGCCGATGCCCGCGCCCCGGATCCTGGTGCGGGTCGACTTGGACGCCGGGCAGCTGCGGGTCAACGCCGAGCCCGACCTCGCGGTGGCCGGGGACGTCGGCGAGGTGCTGGGCGGGCTGCTGCCGCTGCTGGCCGAACGCGGCACCGACATCGCCTGGGTCGCGCGGTGGCGGGAGCGGCTGCGGCAGGACGCGCGGGCCGAGGGTGCCCGGTGGCTGTGGCTGCTGGAGGTGCTCGGGCAGGAGCTCGGGGACGGCGTGCTCGGCGCGGACAGTGCCATGACCTGCTACTACGGCGCGCTGGCCAACCTGGTCGTGCGGCGGCCGGGCGGGTTCCTCTACCCGACCGGGTTCGGCACGCTCGGCTTCGGGCTGCCCGCCGCCATCGGGGCCGCACTCGCCCTGCCCGGGACCCGGGTGGCCGCGCTGCTCGGGGACGGCGGGGTCATGTTCACCGTCGCCGAGCTCGCCACCGCCGCCCAGCTCGGGCTGCCGCTGCCGGTGCTGGTGGTGGACAACGGCGGTTACGGGGAGATCCGCGCGGAGATGGCGCAGCGCGGGGACCCGGTGCAGGCCGTGGACCTGCCCGGACCCGACTTCGTCGCGCTCGCCCGGGCCCTGGGCTGCCACGGCGAGCGCATCGCGCACGGGGACGCAGAGAGCCTGCGGGCGGCGTTGCGGGAGGCCTTCGCCGCGGACCGGCCTACCGTGCTGCACCTGCCCGAGTAG